A section of the Clostridium sp. TW13 genome encodes:
- a CDS encoding Ig-like domain-containing protein, with amino-acid sequence MNRKKLQALILALIVTSSTITAPNYKAYAESADPTLIALSQIIDNNSITNQASSIPSMTDDPSLTIDENITSNDFESNFYVVDDKKSSNVLQINSISDKISNKNVLAFFNLSKLALTAGDYIDYEVTTTDTSNVDTTKKYTYSNIEAKQYYLPGISTTNINKITVVYNLKHKDGSVAYKSKQVIKASTDTVAPALKITNVNYSLSSSNSVATFKIKVTDDSVMLSKPALYIGGTATPVENADINYDKTSNEYTVTIKNLSQASWKYDFFASDDSFNVSNVTFDSTILPTFDIYKGSVLTDKDFNLRGTLPSGTSSAYINTHAISNNSFVTKLAKNETDLSCNYTYNNYKVNYSAKVLPDNQAPTFSNIKGDSSISLTSDNKMYVKSTDNFTLDGKIADNYISSGMKIDSIDYLLNGYDARSVDLADTTKFTYSDGTFHALLDLSNTSDNDDVTVIIKASDKFNNQSTLIFDVIVDKTIDTPTINLKPSYGVYSDKTGCNFNGSVTPSISTSEPNLDKQNSKIIIKKYINSSDNNPTTYLDTNFNDSVHLDSSVNNTYALKNSISEDGKYEVITHLVDLAGNQISPDSIRTFYIDKTAPIIKFTDAVLQNNDTVYKQSITPTVTITDLFLTKSDIISSKYVDIKIDGNTQTLSSDDITPTLNKDGSTTYSINLTSLPEGHHTLSVKTTDHSNNSSTTNTKDIYVDTTAPTVSQIMGKDDLTLINNNYYRTPFNPYVTVSETNIDKTRSFFTVTKDGSTTIYPFNSPQVSEVYIGDGTKNYILNNIVDSDASYTITEHVQDEAGNIQNTPDEISTFYIDSISKPTISNVPSSPTTSDITPIITVSDHFLNKDNWNAEVDGKKYIYAELNGNAYALTFKEKNGDTITFEGAKISANTAKGVKDNLKVFVLDKAAMALNEEPKTTQINFIKDNEAPTISISKGFPLSNNKPNFYNTDVSPEFTITDNYGFSGTPKVTIINRDTFDLIPFSLSKNDDGNYTLNGININDDGNYRIAISASDTANNPALINGSNGYVYDFTVDKTKPNVDIAFDSYSKSHVHEGIYYNNHDSVTPKVTISDTNFINSGTKVLLNNEDITSKIDPQSNTFDLSYSAEGKYTIEVINTDEAGNSNSAKSTFVLDRTKPVLKFNFKDGDYISNKNFRPIISTENPEDTITNVTINWNPFIDPSNLPILKDNNYTISATATDFAGNVSDDSPKNFTIDTTSPSVSKIKDANGALLIDNSYYRNPFDPYVTVSETNIDKTNSYFIVTKDGITTRYNFDADQVSETYSITGGKCYTLKNVVDSDAAYTITVHVEDKAGNIQNTPDQTSTFYIDSYNAPSIYNIPSDNTNTDITPTITIVDHFLNKDNWNQDINGTKYIRAELNGKAYELTFKEKIGDTIILEGAKISANTAKGINDNLKVFVLDKAAIALNEKPATNEVNFVKDSENPIISISKPFPNSNNKLNFYNSDVSPEFTITDNYGFSHKPNVSIINKNTGEKVPFNLLKNPDGNYTVTGINIHEDGNYKITIDAADTAGNIALFNGTQGYVYNFTVDQTTPSVSINFDDYSKAHMHDGIYYNNHDSVSPKIVISDTNFIDSGTKVYLNSEDITSKIDPESNTFNLTYYAEGKYTIAVVNTDEAGNTSSTNSTFIIDRTKPIVSKIKTENDNLLIDNGYYRNPFNPYITVTEANIDKENSYFNVTKDGKTTKYDFNADQVSEVINSDGSKNYILKNVVDNDAAYTITAHVQDKAENMQSTPDQTSTFCIDSSTIPTISEVPSTPTSNDITPVITVVDHFLNKDNWNNDVNGKKYIYAELDGKSYALTFKEKVGDTITFEGAKISTNTAKNIKDNLKIFVLDKGAMALNEAPKTAEINFIKDSTAPTISISKDFPNSINKPNFYNSDVTPEFTIADNYAFSDAPKVNIINKDTGEAVPFNLLKNADGNYTLKGINIHKDGNYKIAISASDTAGNLALFNDLQGYKYEFTVDQTKPDIKINLDDYSKSHTHNGIYYNNHNSVSPKIVISDTNFINSGTKVFLNNEDITSKIDPKSSTFDLSYYAEGKYTIEVVNTDEAGNTNSTKSTFVIDRTKPVLDYNYNEGDYINTKNFKPVISTEVNEDTVDKVKINGTDYDPKHLPILTDKNYTISAVASDFAGNITEDIPKSFTIDTTPPVVSDIKTKNDEALIDNRYYRNPFNPYVTVTETNIDKINSYFNVTKDGVTTKYDFNDSQVSEVDNGNGTKNYILKNVVNSDAEYTITVHVQDKAKNNQSTPDQTSTFYIDSYTVPRIKNVPSNPTSSDIAPIITVVDHFLNKDNWNQEINGKKYIYAELNGKSYALYFKEKVGDTITFEGAKISANTARGIKDKLKVFLLDKGAIDLNESPATDEVSFVKDSEVPTISISKDFPHSANKPTFYNSDVSPEFAINDNYGFSGTPKVSIINKNTGEGVPFNLTQTSNGNYKLSGINIHNDGNYRITISATDTAGNIALYNGSQGYSYDFTVDQTKPDVKINLDDYSKSHMHNGIYYNNHQSVSPQIAISDTNFISSGTKIYLNGQEITSQINPSTNTFNLNYSAEGKYTIEVVNTDEAGNTNSTQSTLIIDRTKPILKFNFNDGNYINTKNFRPIITTELSEDMIDKVNINGNDYIRPGILPTLSDNKYTISAVGSDFAGNISDQVTKMFTLDTTPPNVTIFGLLEGLLFYNKNITLGSSQSDTNQDILTMTLNGAPYHGEPISAENEYTFIATAIDKAKNVTEKTIKFVIDKTAPTVDFGNIKDNEFYNHVIQPIIKYSDAYGCIPDIKLDGEPYNNQPIDSEGPHTLVVKLTDKAGNVRGPIVFKFYIKTTGPRISVSGIMDGATYIDTVTPQIAVEGDIEPTITLDGASYKKGDAITTPGKHILKVTAYDPNYKTTSEKIVKFTIKINGKNSFFGPNKTILSISGGALSAAILGVLGFFKLKKLRKPRKASSASDNDNPEK; translated from the coding sequence ATGAATAGGAAAAAACTTCAAGCTTTAATTCTTGCTCTTATTGTAACTTCATCAACTATTACTGCACCCAATTACAAAGCTTATGCAGAATCAGCTGACCCTACACTTATAGCACTGTCACAAATTATTGATAATAATTCTATCACTAACCAAGCTTCATCAATTCCATCAATGACAGACGACCCTTCACTTACAATTGATGAAAATATTACAAGCAATGACTTTGAATCAAACTTTTATGTGGTTGATGATAAAAAATCTTCAAATGTACTTCAGATAAATAGTATATCCGACAAAATATCTAACAAAAATGTACTTGCATTTTTCAATTTATCAAAATTAGCATTAACTGCTGGAGATTATATTGATTATGAAGTGACAACTACAGATACTTCCAACGTTGATACCACTAAAAAATATACCTATTCAAACATAGAAGCAAAACAATACTACTTACCAGGTATCTCAACAACAAACATTAATAAAATAACCGTTGTATACAATCTAAAACATAAGGATGGCTCAGTAGCATATAAATCTAAACAGGTAATCAAAGCTTCTACAGATACAGTTGCTCCAGCGCTTAAAATTACTAATGTAAACTATTCCCTAAGCTCTAGTAACTCAGTCGCAACCTTCAAGATAAAAGTAACAGATGACTCAGTTATGTTATCAAAGCCAGCCTTGTATATAGGAGGGACAGCTACTCCAGTTGAAAATGCAGATATAAATTATGATAAGACCAGCAATGAATATACTGTAACAATTAAAAATCTTAGCCAAGCTTCATGGAAATATGACTTTTTTGCTTCAGATGATTCCTTTAATGTATCAAATGTAACCTTTGACAGCACAATTCTACCAACCTTTGATATATATAAGGGCAGTGTACTTACTGATAAAGATTTCAACTTAAGAGGCACCTTGCCATCTGGCACTTCTTCAGCTTATATAAATACGCATGCTATATCCAATAATTCTTTTGTCACAAAACTTGCAAAAAATGAGACTGATTTAAGCTGCAATTATACTTATAACAATTACAAAGTTAATTACTCAGCAAAAGTTTTACCGGATAACCAAGCACCAACCTTCAGTAATATAAAGGGTGACTCTTCTATAAGTTTGACTTCAGATAATAAAATGTACGTTAAATCAACTGATAATTTCACATTGGATGGCAAAATAGCAGATAACTATATTTCTTCAGGTATGAAAATAGATAGTATTGATTATCTATTAAATGGTTATGACGCAAGATCTGTAGATTTAGCAGATACAACAAAATTCACATATAGTGATGGTACTTTTCATGCTTTGCTTGACTTGTCCAATACTTCTGATAACGATGACGTAACAGTAATAATTAAAGCCTCAGATAAATTTAATAACCAATCAACATTAATCTTTGATGTAATTGTAGATAAAACAATAGATACTCCTACCATAAATTTAAAACCCTCTTACGGAGTATATTCAGATAAGACTGGATGCAACTTTAATGGTTCTGTTACTCCTTCAATAAGTACTTCTGAGCCAAATTTGGACAAGCAAAATTCTAAGATTATAATAAAAAAATATATAAACTCTAGTGATAATAATCCAACAACCTATCTAGATACTAATTTTAATGATAGTGTACACTTAGATTCTAGTGTCAATAACACATATGCACTAAAAAATTCAATTTCTGAGGATGGTAAGTATGAAGTAATTACCCACCTTGTAGATCTTGCAGGAAATCAAATTTCCCCTGATTCTATAAGAACTTTTTATATTGATAAAACTGCTCCTATTATTAAATTTACAGATGCAGTACTTCAAAATAATGATACTGTATATAAGCAATCTATAACTCCAACAGTTACCATTACAGATTTATTCTTAACTAAATCTGATATCATAAGCTCAAAATATGTGGATATAAAAATCGATGGTAATACACAAACCTTATCTTCAGATGATATTACTCCTACCCTAAATAAAGACGGATCAACTACCTATAGCATAAATTTAACTTCATTACCTGAAGGGCATCATACATTATCCGTTAAAACTACTGATCATTCAAATAATAGTTCTACTACTAATACAAAAGATATCTATGTTGATACAACTGCTCCAACGGTAAGCCAAATAATGGGCAAGGATGATTTAACATTAATTAACAATAATTACTATAGGACTCCATTCAATCCTTATGTAACTGTTTCAGAAACTAATATAGATAAAACACGCTCATTCTTCACTGTTACTAAAGATGGTTCAACTACAATATATCCCTTTAATTCTCCTCAGGTAAGTGAAGTTTATATTGGTGACGGTACAAAAAATTATATTTTGAATAATATTGTTGATAGTGATGCTTCCTATACCATAACTGAACACGTTCAAGATGAAGCTGGAAATATACAAAATACTCCTGATGAAATTTCAACATTTTATATAGATAGTATCAGTAAACCTACTATTAGTAATGTCCCCTCTAGCCCTACCACCAGTGATATTACGCCTATAATTACAGTATCTGATCACTTCTTGAATAAAGATAATTGGAACGCTGAAGTTGACGGCAAGAAATATATCTATGCAGAGCTAAATGGAAATGCCTACGCTCTTACCTTTAAAGAAAAAAATGGAGACACTATTACTTTTGAAGGTGCTAAAATTTCAGCTAATACTGCTAAAGGCGTTAAAGACAATCTCAAGGTTTTCGTTTTAGATAAAGCTGCAATGGCTTTAAATGAAGAACCTAAAACTACCCAAATTAACTTTATAAAAGATAACGAAGCACCAACTATTTCTATATCAAAGGGTTTTCCACTATCAAACAATAAGCCTAATTTTTATAATACTGATGTATCTCCTGAATTTACAATCACTGATAACTATGGTTTCTCTGGTACGCCAAAGGTAACCATTATAAACAGAGATACTTTCGATTTAATTCCTTTCAGCCTATCAAAAAATGATGATGGTAATTATACTCTAAATGGAATCAACATCAATGATGATGGAAATTATAGAATAGCAATTTCTGCATCTGATACTGCTAATAATCCTGCGTTAATTAATGGTTCAAATGGGTATGTATATGACTTTACTGTAGATAAAACAAAACCAAATGTTGATATTGCTTTTGATTCTTATAGTAAATCTCACGTGCATGAGGGTATTTACTACAATAACCATGATTCAGTTACTCCTAAAGTTACTATTTCAGATACAAACTTTATCAATAGTGGTACTAAGGTACTTTTAAACAATGAAGATATAACTTCAAAAATAGATCCTCAATCTAATACCTTTGACTTAAGCTATTCTGCTGAAGGAAAATATACAATTGAAGTTATAAATACAGATGAGGCTGGTAACTCAAATAGTGCCAAGAGTACCTTTGTACTTGATAGGACTAAGCCAGTTCTAAAATTCAATTTTAAAGATGGTGACTATATAAGCAACAAAAACTTCCGCCCAATAATATCAACTGAAAATCCTGAAGATACTATTACTAACGTAACTATTAATTGGAATCCTTTTATTGATCCTAGCAACTTACCTATACTAAAAGACAATAACTACACTATATCAGCAACTGCTACCGACTTTGCTGGTAATGTTAGTGACGATAGTCCCAAAAACTTCACAATTGATACAACCTCCCCATCAGTAAGCAAAATTAAAGATGCAAATGGTGCATTATTAATAGATAACAGCTACTATAGAAATCCATTTGATCCTTATGTAACTGTTTCTGAAACTAATATAGACAAAACTAATTCTTACTTCATTGTTACTAAAGATGGGATAACTACAAGGTATAATTTTGATGCAGACCAAGTAAGTGAAACTTACAGTATTACCGGAGGTAAGTGCTATACTTTAAAAAATGTTGTTGACAGTGATGCTGCTTATACAATCACTGTACATGTTGAAGACAAAGCTGGAAATATTCAAAATACTCCTGACCAAACTTCAACATTTTATATAGATAGCTACAATGCTCCATCTATTTACAACATTCCATCTGACAATACAAATACTGATATAACTCCTACCATTACAATAGTTGATCACTTCTTAAATAAGGATAATTGGAACCAAGACATTAATGGTACAAAGTATATCCGTGCTGAATTAAATGGAAAAGCCTATGAACTTACCTTCAAAGAAAAAATTGGAGATACTATTATATTGGAAGGCGCTAAAATTTCAGCCAACACTGCTAAAGGCATCAACGATAATCTTAAAGTATTTGTTTTAGATAAAGCTGCAATAGCTCTAAATGAAAAACCTGCAACTAATGAAGTTAACTTCGTAAAAGATAGTGAGAATCCTATTATTTCTATATCAAAGCCTTTTCCAAATTCAAATAATAAGCTTAATTTCTACAATAGTGATGTATCACCTGAATTTACAATTACTGATAACTACGGTTTCTCTCATAAGCCAAACGTAAGCATAATAAACAAAAATACTGGTGAAAAAGTTCCTTTTAATTTATTAAAAAATCCAGATGGAAATTACACTGTAACTGGAATCAATATTCATGAGGATGGAAACTACAAAATAACAATTGACGCAGCTGATACTGCTGGTAATATTGCTTTATTTAACGGAACACAGGGTTATGTATATAATTTCACTGTAGATCAAACAACTCCAAGTGTCAGCATTAATTTTGATGATTATAGTAAAGCTCATATGCATGATGGCATTTACTACAACAACCATGATTCAGTCAGCCCTAAAATTGTTATTTCAGATACTAACTTTATTGATAGTGGAACTAAAGTGTATTTAAACAGCGAAGATATAACTTCAAAAATAGATCCTGAATCTAATACCTTTAACTTAACTTACTATGCTGAAGGAAAATATACTATCGCAGTTGTTAACACTGATGAAGCTGGTAATACAAGTAGTACTAATAGCACCTTCATAATTGATAGAACTAAACCTATAGTAAGTAAGATAAAAACTGAAAATGATAATTTATTAATTGATAATGGGTACTATAGAAATCCTTTTAATCCTTACATTACTGTTACAGAAGCTAATATAGATAAAGAAAATTCTTACTTCAATGTTACAAAAGATGGCAAAACTACAAAATATGACTTCAATGCTGATCAGGTTAGCGAAGTAATCAATAGTGATGGTTCAAAAAACTATATTTTAAAAAATGTTGTTGATAATGATGCTGCTTATACAATCACTGCTCACGTTCAGGATAAAGCTGAAAATATGCAAAGTACTCCTGACCAGACTTCAACATTTTGTATAGATAGCTCCACCATACCAACTATTAGTGAAGTACCTTCTACACCTACAAGCAATGATATTACACCTGTAATTACAGTTGTTGATCACTTTTTGAATAAAGATAATTGGAATAATGATGTCAATGGCAAAAAGTATATATATGCCGAACTAGATGGAAAATCCTATGCTCTTACCTTCAAAGAAAAAGTTGGAGATACCATAACTTTTGAAGGTGCCAAAATTTCAACAAACACTGCTAAAAATATAAAAGATAATCTTAAGATATTTGTTCTAGATAAAGGTGCCATGGCTTTAAATGAAGCTCCTAAAACTGCTGAAATTAACTTTATAAAAGATAGTACAGCTCCTACTATCTCTATATCAAAAGATTTTCCAAACTCAATTAATAAACCTAATTTTTATAATAGTGATGTAACACCAGAGTTTACAATCGCTGATAACTACGCTTTCTCTGATGCACCAAAAGTAAATATTATAAATAAAGATACTGGTGAAGCAGTTCCTTTTAATCTATTAAAAAATGCTGATGGTAACTACACATTAAAGGGAATCAATATTCATAAAGATGGAAATTATAAAATAGCAATTTCAGCCTCTGATACTGCTGGAAACCTTGCCTTATTCAACGATTTGCAGGGTTACAAGTATGAGTTTACTGTAGACCAAACAAAGCCAGATATAAAAATTAATCTTGATGATTATAGTAAATCTCATACCCATAATGGTATTTATTACAACAACCATAATTCAGTCAGTCCTAAAATTGTTATTTCAGATACTAATTTTATCAATAGCGGAACTAAGGTATTTTTAAATAATGAGGATATCACTTCAAAAATAGATCCTAAGTCCTCTACCTTTGATTTAAGTTATTATGCTGAAGGTAAGTATACTATAGAAGTTGTAAACACTGATGAAGCTGGTAACACTAACAGCACCAAAAGCACCTTTGTAATTGATAGAACTAAACCAGTTCTTGATTATAACTATAATGAAGGTGATTATATAAATACTAAAAATTTTAAACCTGTAATTTCAACTGAAGTTAATGAAGATACTGTTGATAAAGTAAAAATTAATGGAACTGATTATGATCCAAAACACCTACCAATCCTTACAGATAAAAATTACACTATATCAGCTGTTGCTAGTGACTTTGCAGGAAATATTACAGAGGATATTCCAAAATCATTTACTATTGATACAACACCACCAGTAGTAAGCGATATAAAAACTAAAAACGATGAAGCATTAATTGATAATCGCTACTATAGAAATCCGTTTAATCCTTATGTAACTGTTACTGAAACTAATATAGATAAAATCAATTCCTACTTCAATGTTACTAAAGATGGGGTAACTACAAAGTATGATTTCAATGATTCTCAGGTAAGTGAAGTGGACAATGGTAATGGTACTAAAAATTATATTTTAAAGAATGTTGTTAATAGTGATGCTGAATATACAATTACAGTTCATGTTCAAGATAAGGCTAAAAATAACCAAAGTACACCTGATCAAACTTCAACATTTTATATAGACAGCTATACTGTTCCTAGGATTAAAAATGTGCCTTCTAACCCTACAAGCAGTGATATCGCACCTATAATTACAGTAGTTGATCACTTCTTGAACAAGGATAATTGGAACCAAGAAATTAATGGTAAAAAATATATCTATGCTGAGTTAAATGGTAAGTCCTATGCCCTTTACTTTAAAGAAAAGGTTGGTGATACTATAACTTTTGAAGGTGCCAAAATTTCAGCAAATACTGCTAGAGGTATAAAAGATAAGCTTAAAGTATTTCTTTTAGATAAGGGTGCAATAGATTTAAATGAAAGCCCTGCAACTGATGAAGTTAGCTTTGTAAAAGATAGTGAAGTACCTACTATTAGTATATCAAAAGATTTTCCACACTCAGCCAATAAGCCTACTTTCTATAATAGTGATGTATCACCTGAATTTGCAATCAATGATAACTATGGTTTCTCTGGTACACCAAAGGTAAGTATTATAAACAAAAATACCGGTGAAGGAGTTCCTTTTAATTTAACACAAACTTCTAACGGTAATTACAAATTAAGTGGAATAAATATTCACAATGATGGTAATTATAGAATAACAATTTCAGCAACTGATACAGCTGGTAACATCGCTTTATATAATGGATCCCAAGGCTATTCCTATGATTTTACTGTGGATCAAACAAAGCCAGATGTAAAAATTAATCTTGATGATTACAGTAAATCTCATATGCATAATGGTATTTATTATAACAATCATCAGTCAGTCAGTCCTCAAATTGCTATTTCAGATACTAACTTTATCAGTAGTGGAACTAAGATATATTTAAATGGTCAAGAAATAACTTCACAAATAAATCCTAGTACTAATACCTTTAATTTAAATTACTCTGCTGAAGGAAAATATACTATTGAGGTTGTAAACACTGATGAAGCTGGTAACACCAATAGTACACAGAGCACATTAATAATTGATAGGACTAAGCCAATTCTAAAGTTTAATTTTAATGACGGCAATTATATAAACACTAAGAACTTTAGACCAATAATAACAACAGAATTGTCAGAAGATATGATTGATAAAGTAAATATTAATGGAAATGATTATATAAGGCCTGGGATTTTACCAACCCTTTCAGATAATAAGTATACTATATCAGCTGTTGGCAGTGACTTTGCAGGAAATATATCTGATCAGGTTACAAAAATGTTTACGCTAGATACCACTCCTCCAAATGTAACTATTTTCGGTTTACTAGAAGGTTTGCTTTTCTATAATAAAAACATTACTCTTGGCTCTTCACAAAGTGATACTAACCAAGATATTCTTACAATGACTTTGAACGGTGCACCATATCACGGTGAACCTATTAGTGCTGAAAATGAGTATACTTTTATAGCTACAGCAATAGACAAAGCTAAAAATGTTACTGAAAAGACTATAAAATTTGTTATAGATAAAACTGCTCCAACTGTGGATTTTGGCAATATAAAAGATAATGAATTTTACAATCATGTAATTCAACCAATAATAAAATACAGCGATGCCTATGGATGTATCCCAGACATTAAACTTGATGGTGAACCTTATAACAACCAACCAATCGACTCAGAAGGTCCTCATACTTTAGTTGTCAAGTTAACTGATAAAGCAGGAAACGTTAGAGGCCCAATTGTATTTAAATTCTATATAAAAACAACTGGACCAAGAATTTCTGTTAGTGGAATAATGGATGGTGCCACTTATATTGATACAGTAACACCTCAAATAGCAGTTGAAGGTGATATAGAGCCTACAATAACTTTAGATGGTGCAAGCTACAAAAAAGGCGATGCTATTACCACCCCAGGTAAGCACATTTTAAAAGTCACAGCCTATGATCCAAACTACAAAACTACATCTGAAAAAATAGTTAAGTTTACAATTAAGATAAATGGCAAAAATTCATTTTTCGGACCAAATAAAACTATACTATCAATTAGTGGTGGAGCTCTATCAGCAGCAATTCTTGGTGTTTTAGGATTCTTCAAGTTAAAAAAATTGAGAAAACCAAGAAAAGCATCCAGCGCAAGTGACAATGATAATCCTGAAAAATAA
- a CDS encoding SDR family oxidoreductase — translation MKVLLGGCFGNLGKEILDQLILSGNKIVAVNRSIKENIKNENVEVKKCDFTKPEDLKDICEGVDCVISTVGLTTASKVTTHYDVDLQGNLNLLNEAKKSGVKKFIYISVIKCDDDPSIPMLDAKHKFEEKLIESGLDYTIYRPTGYFYDIAKVFKPMVDKGTVMLLKGSMATANVIDTKDLANCVVKNIDDYSKEILEIGGKEVYSYEEIAKLFFKAAKKEEKIKYVSPKLFGLLEFISRISKNGKTANIKFGRWTLSNDMTAKIKYGQSSFKEYINSLY, via the coding sequence ATGAAGGTTCTTTTAGGTGGTTGTTTTGGCAACCTTGGGAAAGAAATACTAGACCAATTAATTTTATCAGGAAATAAAATAGTAGCAGTGAATAGATCTATAAAAGAGAATATTAAAAATGAAAATGTTGAAGTAAAAAAGTGTGATTTTACAAAGCCAGAGGATTTAAAAGATATATGCGAAGGTGTTGATTGTGTAATATCAACGGTAGGACTTACAACAGCAAGTAAGGTTACTACACATTATGATGTAGATTTGCAAGGAAATTTAAATCTACTAAATGAAGCTAAAAAATCAGGTGTAAAGAAATTTATATATATTTCCGTAATTAAGTGTGATGATGATCCAAGTATACCTATGCTTGATGCAAAGCATAAATTTGAGGAAAAGTTGATTGAAAGTGGTTTGGATTATACAATATACAGACCAACAGGTTATTTTTATGATATAGCAAAAGTGTTTAAGCCTATGGTTGATAAAGGAACAGTGATGCTTCTAAAAGGAAGTATGGCTACTGCGAATGTTATAGATACAAAGGATTTAGCAAATTGTGTTGTTAAAAATATTGATGATTATAGTAAGGAGATTTTAGAGATAGGCGGAAAAGAAGTGTATAGCTATGAGGAAATAGCAAAGTTATTTTTTAAGGCTGCAAAGAAAGAAGAGAAAATAAAGTATGTATCTCCAAAGTTATTTGGCCTTCTAGAGTTTATAAGCAGGATAAGCAAGAATGGAAAGACTGCAAATATAAAGTTTGGAAGATGGACTTTAAGCAATGACATGACAGCAAAAATAAAATATGGACAATCTTCCTTTAAGGAGTATATAAACAGTTTATATTAA